One stretch of Candidatus Zixiibacteriota bacterium DNA includes these proteins:
- a CDS encoding D-sedoheptulose 7-phosphate isomerase, giving the protein MIKKSTQISIALAQIEESIALKEKIKFELSEKIVEFSGILGNCLKKGGKILLCGNGGSAADAQHIAGELVVRLKSSSKRKALPAIALTVNSSVLTAAANDFGFEKVFSRQVEALGVKGDCLLAFSTSGESSNVNSAVKTSRKIGMKTLALSGKDGGEMARIADFSITIPSSETQRIQEVHILIGHIICDLIEREFE; this is encoded by the coding sequence ATGATCAAGAAATCAACACAGATTTCGATCGCGCTGGCTCAGATTGAGGAGAGCATCGCTCTAAAGGAGAAAATCAAGTTCGAGCTTTCGGAAAAGATTGTAGAATTCTCCGGGATTCTTGGAAACTGCTTGAAAAAAGGTGGGAAGATTCTGCTCTGCGGGAATGGTGGCTCTGCGGCGGATGCTCAGCATATCGCCGGGGAGTTAGTAGTGAGGTTGAAATCCTCCTCTAAAAGGAAAGCTCTGCCGGCAATTGCCTTAACAGTTAACTCTTCAGTCCTTACTGCAGCAGCCAACGACTTCGGATTCGAAAAAGTGTTTTCCCGCCAGGTGGAGGCACTGGGGGTAAAAGGGGATTGCCTTTTAGCCTTCAGCACTTCAGGCGAATCTTCAAATGTGAATTCAGCCGTAAAAACTTCCAGGAAAATCGGGATGAAGACTCTGGCTCTCTCAGGAAAAGATGGGGGAGAGATGGCCAGGATTGCGGATTTTTCCATCACCATTCCCTCTTCTGAGACCCAGAGGATACAGGAGGTGCATATTCTTATCGGGCACATTATCTGTGATCTGATTGAGAGAGAATTCGAGTAG